In a single window of the Serratia quinivorans genome:
- the mepA_2 gene encoding Penicillin-insensitive murein endopeptidase precursor: MKNWMLGILALMASGSAMALTPWQKIENPVAGSPQAVGGFANGCIIGAQPLPLNSPDYQVMRPDQRRYFGHPDLLAFIQRLSSKANQKNLGTVLIGDMAMPAGGRFSSGHASHQSGLDVDIWLQLPRQRWSAQQLLKPQPIDLVSSDGKQVVARQWQPQIETLIKAAAQDQEVTRIFVNPAIKQRLCLDAGADRDWLHKVRPWFGHRAHMHVRLRCPAGSLECKEQDTPPPGDGCGAELASWFIPHQPSAKPGKPVPPPLPPTCQALLNNHFAAE, from the coding sequence ATGAAAAACTGGATGTTGGGCATCCTTGCCCTGATGGCTTCGGGCTCCGCCATGGCGTTGACGCCGTGGCAGAAAATCGAGAACCCGGTGGCCGGTTCACCGCAGGCGGTGGGCGGTTTTGCCAATGGTTGCATTATCGGTGCCCAGCCGCTGCCGTTGAACTCGCCGGATTATCAGGTGATGCGCCCCGATCAACGCCGCTATTTCGGCCATCCGGATCTGCTGGCGTTTATCCAGCGCCTGAGCAGTAAGGCGAACCAAAAAAACCTCGGTACGGTACTGATTGGCGATATGGCGATGCCGGCCGGTGGGCGCTTCAGCAGTGGCCATGCCAGCCATCAGTCAGGGCTTGATGTCGACATCTGGTTACAGTTGCCGCGTCAACGCTGGAGTGCACAGCAATTACTGAAGCCGCAACCGATCGATTTGGTTTCCAGTGACGGCAAGCAGGTGGTCGCACGCCAGTGGCAGCCGCAGATTGAAACCTTGATCAAAGCAGCTGCGCAGGATCAGGAAGTGACGCGGATCTTCGTCAACCCGGCGATCAAGCAGCGCCTGTGCCTGGATGCCGGTGCCGATCGTGACTGGTTGCACAAGGTGCGGCCGTGGTTTGGCCATCGTGCGCACATGCATGTGCGCCTGCGTTGTCCGGCCGGTAGCCTGGAGTGTAAAGAACAGGATACCCCACCGCCGGGTGACGGCTGTGGCGCCGAGCTGGCAAGTTGGTTCATTCCGCATCAGCCGAGTGCCAAGCCGGGTAAACCGGTACCGCCGCCATTACCGCCTACCTGTCAGGCTTTGCTGAATAACCATTTCGCTGCGGAATAA
- the yfcA gene encoding Sulfite exporter TauE/SafE yields the protein MDWFVVGPEMLGVLFVVALLAGFIDSIAGGGGLLTVPALLAVGVSPAQALATNKLQSVGGSLSASLYFIRRRAVDLNDQKLTILLALIGSVAGAILVQHMRADLLRQMLPLLVIGIGLYFLLTPRLGESDRQRRLSALPFGLVAGGCVGFYDGFFGPGAGSFYALAYVTLCGFNLAKSTAHAKVLNFTSNFGSLVLFIIGGKVVWSIGLVMLVGQVLGARLGAHMVMTRGQKLIRPMIVIVSLVMSCKLLYDNHGTEIQQWLALHF from the coding sequence ATGGATTGGTTCGTCGTTGGCCCCGAGATGCTCGGGGTTTTGTTTGTGGTGGCATTGCTGGCGGGCTTTATCGACTCCATTGCCGGTGGGGGTGGGTTGTTGACCGTACCGGCACTGCTGGCAGTGGGAGTGTCTCCCGCGCAGGCGCTGGCAACCAACAAACTGCAGTCGGTGGGCGGTTCCTTATCCGCCAGCCTGTACTTCATCCGCCGACGAGCCGTTGATCTCAACGATCAAAAACTGACAATTCTGTTGGCGCTGATCGGTTCTGTTGCCGGGGCGATCCTGGTGCAGCACATGCGTGCCGATCTGCTACGGCAAATGTTGCCGTTACTGGTGATCGGCATCGGCCTGTACTTTCTGCTGACCCCGCGTCTGGGGGAGAGTGACCGACAGCGTCGTTTGAGCGCCTTGCCGTTCGGGCTGGTGGCCGGGGGCTGCGTGGGCTTTTATGACGGCTTCTTTGGCCCTGGCGCCGGTTCCTTCTACGCGCTGGCCTATGTGACGCTGTGCGGCTTTAACCTGGCCAAATCCACCGCTCACGCCAAGGTGCTGAACTTCACTTCCAATTTTGGCAGCCTGGTGTTGTTTATCATCGGCGGCAAGGTGGTGTGGAGTATCGGTCTGGTGATGCTGGTAGGGCAGGTGCTGGGGGCGCGCCTCGGGGCGCATATGGTGATGACCCGTGGGCAAAAGCTGATCCGCCCGATGATCGTCATCGTTTCTCTGGTGATGAGCTGCAAGCTGTTGTACGACAATCACGGTACGGAAATTCAGCAGTGGCTGGCGCTGCATTTTTAG
- a CDS encoding Protein of uncharacterised function, DUF462, protein MSDTQATHQYEQLIDIFNQCFSDDYNTRLVKGDDEPIYLPADDQLPYHRIVFAHGYYASGMHEISHWCIAGEQRRKLVDFGYWYCPDGRDAQTQSEFEAVEIKPQSLEWMFCVAAGFPFNVSCDNLNGDCEPDRIAFQRKVRERVLLLLEQGIPTRPARFIQALQSFYNTPPLTAELFPYPEDLN, encoded by the coding sequence ATGTCAGACACACAGGCTACCCATCAATACGAACAGCTGATTGATATCTTTAATCAGTGCTTCAGTGATGATTACAACACCCGGCTGGTTAAAGGCGACGATGAGCCGATTTATTTGCCGGCCGACGACCAACTGCCGTACCACCGCATTGTCTTCGCTCACGGCTATTACGCCAGCGGCATGCATGAGATTTCTCACTGGTGCATTGCCGGTGAGCAGCGCCGTAAACTGGTCGATTTCGGTTACTGGTACTGCCCGGACGGGCGCGACGCACAGACGCAAAGCGAATTTGAAGCGGTAGAAATTAAACCGCAGTCGCTGGAGTGGATGTTCTGCGTGGCGGCGGGATTCCCGTTCAACGTCAGTTGCGACAACCTGAACGGTGACTGCGAACCGGATCGCATCGCCTTCCAGCGTAAGGTACGCGAACGGGTACTGTTGCTGTTGGAACAGGGAATACCCACAAGACCTGCACGCTTTATTCAGGCATTACAATCGTTTTACAATACGCCACCGCTGACGGCTGAGCTTTTCCCCTATCCGGAAGATCTCAACTGA
- a CDS encoding YfcL protein codes for MIAEFEARILALIDDMVEHASDDELFAGGYLRGHLTLAVAEVEELGEHSAEALKTQVESSLHKAIAAGELSPPDQVLVYGMWENLYQTALPTA; via the coding sequence ATGATCGCAGAATTCGAAGCGCGCATTTTGGCGCTGATTGATGACATGGTAGAGCACGCCAGCGATGATGAACTGTTTGCCGGTGGCTACCTGCGCGGTCATCTGACATTGGCGGTTGCCGAAGTGGAAGAGCTGGGCGAACACAGCGCCGAAGCGCTGAAAACGCAGGTGGAAAGCAGCCTGCATAAAGCCATTGCTGCCGGTGAGCTGTCGCCGCCGGACCAGGTGTTGGTGTATGGCATGTGGGAAAATCTGTACCAAACCGCACTGCCGACCGCCTGA
- the mnmC_1 gene encoding tRNA 5-methylaminomethyl-2-thiouridine biosynthesis bifunctional protein MnmC: MRRGLQQAGFEVIKSKGFGQKREMLIGELPADAPAVAHPTPWLLRPAADNTDDIAIIGGGVASALTALALLRRGAKVTLYCADPQAAEGASGNRQGALYPLLNGRGDALENFFSAAFLFARRQYDALLKQGVTFDHQWCGVSQLAYDEKSAGKIANMLAVEWPQQLAVAADRTTLSALCGIDSGFGGINYPQGGWLCPAELTRNAIALAQHQGLSCHYESDVQALTATDSGWQLSFNQGETRQHATVILANGHRLGELAPSEALPVYAVRGQVSHIPTTPALSELKQVLCYDGYLTPVNANNQQHCIGASYQRGETATEYREEEQQDNRARLLRCLPEQTWPAQVDVSGQQARCGVRSATRDHLPMIGAVPDYQATLTQYQDLQRQHQRGEAIANAPSYPNLFVIGALGSRGLCSAPLAAEILAAQLFGEPLPGDADMLAALNPNRMWVRKLLKGRAV; the protein is encoded by the coding sequence GTGCGGCGCGGGCTGCAGCAGGCCGGATTTGAAGTCATAAAAAGCAAAGGTTTCGGCCAGAAACGTGAAATGCTGATTGGCGAGCTGCCTGCCGATGCACCAGCGGTGGCCCACCCCACGCCCTGGTTACTGCGCCCGGCAGCCGACAATACCGACGATATTGCTATCATTGGCGGCGGCGTTGCCAGCGCCTTGACTGCCCTCGCCTTGCTGCGCCGTGGTGCGAAGGTCACGCTGTACTGCGCCGATCCTCAGGCGGCCGAAGGGGCATCGGGCAACCGTCAGGGAGCGCTTTATCCATTGCTGAACGGCCGCGGCGATGCACTGGAAAACTTCTTCAGCGCCGCTTTCCTTTTTGCCCGCCGCCAGTACGATGCGCTGCTAAAACAGGGCGTGACGTTTGACCACCAGTGGTGTGGCGTCAGCCAATTGGCCTATGATGAAAAAAGTGCCGGGAAGATTGCCAACATGCTGGCAGTTGAATGGCCACAGCAACTGGCCGTGGCGGCCGATCGCACCACGCTCAGCGCCCTGTGCGGTATCGACAGTGGTTTTGGCGGCATTAACTACCCGCAGGGTGGCTGGCTGTGCCCGGCCGAGCTGACGCGCAATGCGATAGCCCTGGCGCAACATCAGGGGTTAAGCTGTCACTATGAGTCTGACGTCCAAGCCCTGACCGCCACCGACAGCGGCTGGCAGCTCAGTTTCAACCAGGGAGAAACCCGACAGCATGCGACGGTGATCCTGGCCAACGGCCATCGGCTTGGCGAACTGGCGCCCAGCGAAGCGCTGCCGGTTTATGCGGTGCGCGGTCAAGTCTCCCATATTCCCACCACCCCAGCGCTGAGCGAATTGAAACAGGTGCTGTGTTACGACGGCTACCTGACGCCGGTCAATGCCAACAACCAACAGCACTGCATCGGTGCCAGCTACCAGCGCGGCGAAACCGCCACCGAATACCGCGAGGAAGAACAGCAGGACAACCGTGCTCGCCTGCTGCGCTGCCTGCCGGAACAGACCTGGCCAGCACAGGTTGATGTCAGCGGTCAGCAGGCCCGCTGCGGCGTGCGCAGCGCCACCCGCGATCACCTGCCGATGATCGGTGCAGTACCGGACTATCAGGCTACGCTGACGCAATATCAGGATCTGCAGCGCCAGCATCAACGCGGCGAGGCTATCGCCAATGCACCGAGCTATCCCAATCTGTTTGTGATTGGCGCGTTGGGCTCCCGTGGGCTGTGCTCGGCACCGCTGGCGGCGGAAATTTTGGCGGCGCAGCTGTTCGGCGAACCCTTGCCGGGCGACGCAGACATGCTGGCAGCATTGAATCCTAATCGGATGTGGGTAAGGAAACTACTGAAGGGACGTGCGGTTTAA
- the mnmC_2 gene encoding tRNA 5-methylaminomethyl-2-thiouridine biosynthesis bifunctional protein MnmC yields the protein MSHAPIQTAALSWNEQGTPVSKQFDDVYFSNQDGLEETRYVFLKGNRLPSRFAEHPRPLFIVAETGFGTGLNFLTLWQAFADFHATTPDATLQRLHFISFEKFPLLQADLAAAHARWPELAPYADELRAQWPLPLPGCHRLLLAEGRITLDLWFGDVNELLPHFDASMHRQIDAWFLDGFAPSKNPDMWTEQLFAAMARFARPGAAWPPSPQQVLCGAGCSRPDLKS from the coding sequence GTGAGCCACGCCCCGATCCAAACCGCAGCGTTATCCTGGAATGAACAGGGTACACCTGTTTCGAAACAGTTTGATGACGTCTACTTTTCTAATCAGGATGGGCTGGAAGAAACCCGCTACGTGTTTCTCAAGGGCAACCGGCTGCCGTCACGTTTTGCCGAACACCCTCGCCCGCTGTTTATCGTGGCGGAAACCGGCTTCGGCACCGGACTTAATTTTTTAACCCTGTGGCAGGCCTTTGCCGATTTTCATGCCACAACGCCGGATGCCACGCTGCAGCGGCTTCACTTTATCAGCTTTGAAAAATTCCCGCTGCTGCAGGCCGATCTGGCGGCGGCACATGCCCGTTGGCCAGAGCTGGCTCCCTATGCCGACGAGTTACGCGCCCAATGGCCGTTGCCGCTGCCGGGCTGCCACCGCCTGTTGCTGGCGGAAGGCCGCATTACGCTGGATCTGTGGTTCGGTGACGTGAACGAATTGCTACCGCACTTCGACGCCAGCATGCACCGCCAAATCGATGCCTGGTTCCTCGACGGCTTCGCCCCGTCGAAAAATCCGGATATGTGGACCGAGCAATTGTTCGCCGCCATGGCGCGCTTTGCCCGGCCGGGGGCAGCCTGGCCACCTTCACCGCAGCAGGTTTTGTGCGGCGCGGGCTGCAGCAGGCCGGATTTGAAGTCATAA
- the fabB gene encoding 3-oxoacyl-[acyl-carrier-protein] synthase 1, whose protein sequence is MKRAVITGLGIVSSIGNNQQEVLASLQEGRSGITFSQELKDSGMRSHVWGDVKLDTTGLIDRKVMRFMSDASVYAYLSMEEAIKDSGLAADQVSNDRTGLVVGSGGGSPRNQVAGSDGMRAKGLRGVGPYMVTKAMASGVSACLATPFKIRGVNYSISSACATSAHCIGHAVELIQLGKQDVVFAGGGEELCWEMACEFDAMGALSTSYNDTPEKASRTYDAARDGFVIAGGGGMVVVEELEHALARGAHIYAEIIGYGATSDGADMVAPSGEGAVRCMKMAMQGVDTPIDYMNVHGTSTPVGDVKELGAIREVFGDNTPAISSTKAMTGHSLGAAGVQEAIYSLLMVEHGFIAPSINIENLDEKAAGMNIVTQPTQRELTTVMSNSFGFGGTNATLVMRKLQK, encoded by the coding sequence ATGAAACGTGCAGTGATTACTGGCCTGGGAATCGTCTCCAGCATTGGTAACAACCAGCAGGAGGTCCTGGCGAGCCTGCAGGAAGGACGTTCTGGGATCACTTTCTCCCAGGAACTGAAAGATTCCGGCATGCGTAGTCACGTATGGGGCGATGTTAAACTGGACACCACAGGTCTGATCGACCGTAAAGTGATGCGCTTTATGAGCGATGCGTCCGTTTATGCCTATCTTTCCATGGAAGAAGCCATCAAAGACTCAGGTCTGGCTGCCGATCAGGTTTCCAACGATCGCACCGGTCTGGTAGTTGGCTCAGGTGGCGGCTCTCCGCGCAACCAGGTTGCCGGATCCGACGGCATGCGTGCCAAAGGCCTGCGCGGCGTTGGCCCGTACATGGTGACCAAAGCCATGGCTTCAGGCGTTTCCGCCTGCCTGGCAACCCCGTTCAAAATTCGTGGCGTTAACTATTCCATCAGCTCTGCCTGCGCAACCTCTGCACACTGCATTGGCCACGCGGTTGAACTGATCCAACTGGGCAAGCAGGACGTAGTCTTTGCCGGCGGCGGTGAAGAACTGTGCTGGGAAATGGCCTGTGAGTTCGATGCGATGGGCGCTCTGTCCACCAGCTACAACGACACTCCGGAAAAAGCTTCCCGTACCTATGATGCAGCGCGTGACGGTTTCGTCATCGCCGGCGGCGGCGGTATGGTGGTAGTAGAAGAGCTGGAACATGCTCTGGCGCGTGGCGCACACATCTACGCTGAGATCATCGGCTACGGTGCGACCTCCGACGGTGCCGATATGGTTGCGCCATCAGGCGAAGGCGCAGTGCGTTGCATGAAAATGGCAATGCAGGGCGTTGACACCCCAATCGACTACATGAACGTGCACGGGACTTCTACGCCGGTTGGCGATGTGAAGGAACTGGGCGCTATCCGTGAAGTGTTTGGCGACAACACCCCGGCAATCTCCTCCACCAAGGCCATGACCGGTCACTCACTGGGCGCCGCCGGCGTGCAGGAAGCGATCTACAGCCTGTTGATGGTTGAGCACGGCTTTATTGCGCCGAGCATCAACATCGAAAACCTGGATGAGAAAGCCGCAGGCATGAACATCGTGACTCAGCCGACTCAACGCGAGCTGACTACCGTGATGTCCAACAGCTTCGGTTTCGGCGGCACCAACGCCACGCTGGTAATGCGTAAGCTGCAGAAGTAA
- the cusF gene encoding Cation efflux system protein CusF precursor, with protein sequence MRNLFAAVLITLFFSSAVSAADMAMQHSAVKPTVEIHSQGVIKAWDERKVSIAHQAIPALNWPPMTMSFQLPSSPSLTVLPVGTAVDFSFLPVDGGYRLIAIATARQ encoded by the coding sequence ATGCGTAATTTATTTGCCGCTGTACTGATCACCCTGTTTTTCTCCTCTGCCGTCAGCGCCGCCGATATGGCGATGCAGCATTCTGCCGTAAAACCTACCGTCGAAATCCATAGCCAGGGCGTCATCAAGGCCTGGGATGAGCGCAAGGTATCCATCGCACACCAGGCCATTCCGGCGCTCAACTGGCCGCCCATGACCATGAGTTTCCAGCTCCCCTCATCGCCATCGCTCACCGTACTGCCTGTGGGAACGGCGGTTGATTTCAGCTTCCTGCCGGTCGACGGCGGTTATCGGCTGATTGCTATCGCAACCGCTCGGCAATAA
- a CDS encoding type I secretion outer membrane protein, TolC family → MTIILSHPLRVGWLLLACWAPASLAAELTLQQSLTAAERYSAELSANRHQVNALENMADSAMQLPDPKLKFGIENVPVQGGNARRLTREGMTMGRVGIMQDYVSSTKRQRKADTLRAEASQTDAGSATIRARLQQQTAQAWLELALSRQTLRDATALVTESERQIATQHAGVAGGGTPASGVLDARLTLLAMQDRISEAQRDVAVAQARLTQLTGQATTDTAGAMPRFERLPADSNVLRQAIKQHPEVQQASREADVARARSAQSEVAAIPDVGG, encoded by the coding sequence ATGACCATTATTCTTTCTCACCCTTTACGGGTGGGCTGGCTGCTGCTTGCCTGTTGGGCACCGGCCAGCCTGGCAGCGGAATTGACGCTGCAACAATCGTTGACGGCGGCGGAACGCTATTCGGCGGAACTTTCGGCCAATCGGCATCAGGTGAATGCCCTGGAGAACATGGCGGATTCGGCGATGCAATTGCCCGATCCCAAGTTGAAGTTCGGGATTGAAAACGTGCCGGTGCAGGGGGGCAACGCCCGGCGACTCACCCGCGAAGGCATGACGATGGGGCGGGTCGGCATCATGCAGGATTACGTCAGCAGCACCAAACGCCAGCGCAAGGCGGATACCCTGCGTGCCGAAGCCAGCCAGACGGATGCCGGCAGCGCTACCATCCGTGCCCGTTTGCAGCAGCAAACCGCGCAGGCGTGGCTGGAACTGGCGCTGAGCCGGCAAACCTTGCGTGACGCCACCGCACTGGTTACGGAGAGTGAGCGTCAAATTGCCACTCAGCATGCCGGTGTGGCCGGTGGCGGCACTCCTGCCAGCGGCGTGCTGGATGCCAGATTGACGCTGCTGGCCATGCAGGACCGCATCAGTGAGGCACAACGCGACGTTGCGGTAGCGCAGGCACGCCTGACGCAACTGACCGGTCAGGCAACCACGGACACTGCCGGGGCAATGCCACGCTTTGAACGTTTGCCGGCCGACAGCAACGTCTTGCGCCAGGCGATCAAACAACATCCTGAGGTGCAGCAGGCCAGTCGCGAGGCCGATGTGGCCAGGGCCCGTTCGGCACAGTCAGAGGTGGCGGCCATACCGGACGTGGGGGGTTGA
- a CDS encoding Outer membrane efflux protein: MYYGKRADDYEDLAGVMFTVDLPLFRSQRQDKDYAADVSRNMEANDRLTLLIRDHQAQLDTLLAQYQAAQAQWQRQQQQAIPLQQQRVTLLLAQYRSGKSDLSALLEARRALLDSRLSAGKAARGLAQIWAAIRYLTPQEAMQ, from the coding sequence GTGTATTACGGCAAGCGCGCCGACGATTATGAGGATCTGGCCGGGGTGATGTTTACCGTTGATCTGCCGCTGTTCCGTTCGCAGCGGCAGGATAAAGACTATGCCGCTGACGTGTCCCGCAACATGGAGGCCAACGATCGGCTGACGTTGCTGATCCGCGATCATCAGGCGCAGCTCGACACGCTGTTGGCACAGTACCAGGCGGCGCAGGCGCAATGGCAGCGACAGCAGCAACAGGCGATCCCCCTGCAGCAACAGCGAGTGACTTTGCTGTTGGCGCAATATCGCAGTGGAAAAAGCGACTTGTCTGCGCTGCTGGAGGCACGGCGGGCGCTGCTCGACAGCCGCCTCAGCGCCGGTAAAGCCGCCCGTGGACTGGCGCAGATTTGGGCTGCCATCCGCTATCTCACCCCTCAGGAGGCAATGCAATGA
- the cusB gene encoding Cation efflux system protein CusB precursor, which translates to MRMPFKLALLAALIGGGLAGYGLGSAGEAAPQADKTERQVLYWYDPMMPAQRFDKPGKSPFMDMQLVPRYADEAETQGGVTISARQQQNLGVRIETAQLRALDQQLDAFGSVATDERGVQIIAARANGLVEKLYVRASQQQVKKGQPLAQLWIPEWSAAQQEYLAIRQLGDRALTAAARQRLQLLFMPEAVIRQVERTGKPEPRIKIVAPESGYVNKLSVLEGAQVTAAQGLFELARLDPVWIVADYPQAQAGLLKVGDKVQAASASWPGERFAGEVSELLANVDPLTRTFKARILLKNPQQRLRPGMYLQLTLSQNAVGKPVLAIPQEALIDNGDRNRVLVAEGNGHFTPVEVVAGRVQDGWVEIKRGLSAGQQVVTSGQFLIDSEASMRSALPQMAAQTEVKQYQAVGVIEALNGDTMTLSHGPVPELQWPAMTMDFALPPGGLPAGIKPGDRVKIHFSVDDSGSHISQVLPINAGHGGHL; encoded by the coding sequence ATGAGAATGCCATTTAAGCTGGCGCTGTTAGCGGCGTTGATCGGCGGTGGGCTGGCCGGGTATGGGTTGGGTTCGGCGGGGGAGGCCGCGCCGCAGGCAGACAAAACGGAACGACAGGTACTGTATTGGTACGATCCGATGATGCCTGCCCAGCGCTTTGATAAGCCGGGGAAATCCCCCTTTATGGATATGCAACTGGTGCCGCGCTATGCCGATGAGGCCGAGACGCAGGGCGGTGTGACCATCAGTGCGCGCCAGCAGCAGAATCTGGGGGTACGTATTGAGACCGCTCAGTTGCGCGCGTTGGATCAGCAGCTTGACGCTTTTGGCAGCGTAGCGACGGATGAGCGTGGGGTGCAGATTATTGCCGCCCGTGCCAATGGGCTGGTGGAAAAACTCTATGTCCGTGCCAGCCAGCAGCAGGTGAAAAAAGGCCAGCCGCTGGCACAGTTGTGGATCCCGGAGTGGAGTGCGGCGCAGCAGGAGTATTTGGCGATACGGCAACTGGGCGATCGCGCATTGACCGCCGCCGCCCGCCAGCGGTTGCAGCTGTTATTTATGCCCGAGGCGGTGATACGGCAGGTTGAGCGCACGGGCAAGCCCGAGCCACGTATTAAGATAGTGGCGCCGGAGAGCGGATATGTGAACAAGCTAAGCGTGCTTGAGGGCGCTCAGGTGACCGCGGCGCAGGGGTTATTTGAGCTGGCGAGGCTGGATCCGGTGTGGATCGTGGCCGACTATCCGCAGGCGCAGGCCGGGTTACTCAAGGTGGGCGACAAGGTGCAGGCCGCTTCTGCCAGCTGGCCGGGGGAAAGGTTTGCAGGCGAGGTGAGTGAACTGCTGGCCAATGTCGATCCGCTAACCCGCACCTTCAAAGCGCGCATTCTGTTAAAAAATCCTCAGCAAAGGCTGCGGCCAGGCATGTACCTGCAACTGACGCTATCGCAGAACGCCGTCGGCAAACCGGTGCTGGCAATCCCGCAGGAGGCGCTGATAGATAACGGCGATCGTAACCGGGTATTGGTTGCCGAAGGTAACGGCCATTTCACGCCGGTGGAGGTGGTGGCCGGGCGCGTACAGGATGGCTGGGTGGAGATCAAACGCGGGCTGAGCGCCGGGCAACAGGTGGTGACCTCCGGTCAGTTCCTGATCGACTCCGAGGCCAGTATGCGCAGTGCCTTGCCGCAGATGGCGGCACAAACCGAAGTTAAACAGTATCAGGCCGTAGGGGTGATTGAGGCACTCAATGGCGACACCATGACGTTGTCCCACGGACCAGTGCCGGAATTGCAGTGGCCGGCGATGACCATGGATTTTGCTCTGCCGCCGGGGGGATTACCGGCAGGCATCAAGCCTGGCGACCGGGTAAAAATTCACTTTAGCGTCGACGACAGCGGTTCACATATCAGCCAGGTTCTGCCGATCAATGCCGGGCACGGAGGCCACTTATGA
- the cusA_1 gene encoding Cation efflux system protein CusA, with translation MIAFVIRWSLRNRLLVLLASVLLAGWGVWALQKAPLDALPDLSDVQVIVRATYPGKAPQVIEDQVTYPLTTTLLTVPGAKTVRGFSMFGDAYVYVLFEDGTDLYWARSRVLESLSQVQSSLPEQVKVALGPDATGVGWVYEYALVDKTGKHSLADLRALQDWTLKFELKTVPNVAEVASVGGMVRQYQVVLDPQSLRALNITHQQVVTAIQDANQEGGGALLEMGEAEYMVRTSGYLKKLSDFANVVITVRDGVPILLSQVATLREGPEIRRGVAELNGGRGSGRRHCGDALR, from the coding sequence ATGATTGCATTCGTGATCCGCTGGTCGCTGCGCAACCGGCTGCTGGTGTTATTGGCCTCGGTGTTGTTGGCCGGTTGGGGTGTGTGGGCACTGCAGAAAGCGCCGCTGGATGCGCTGCCGGACCTGTCCGACGTTCAGGTCATCGTCCGTGCCACTTACCCTGGCAAGGCACCGCAGGTGATTGAAGATCAGGTCACTTATCCGCTGACCACCACGTTGTTGACGGTGCCGGGTGCCAAAACGGTGCGTGGTTTTTCCATGTTTGGCGATGCCTACGTCTATGTGCTGTTTGAGGACGGCACCGATCTTTACTGGGCGCGTTCGCGGGTGCTGGAATCGCTCAGTCAGGTGCAATCCTCATTGCCTGAGCAGGTGAAGGTGGCGCTGGGGCCGGATGCCACCGGTGTGGGCTGGGTTTACGAATATGCCCTGGTGGATAAAACCGGCAAGCACAGCCTGGCCGACCTGCGTGCATTACAGGACTGGACGTTGAAGTTTGAGCTTAAAACCGTCCCTAACGTGGCAGAGGTGGCCAGCGTGGGCGGTATGGTGCGCCAATATCAGGTGGTGTTGGACCCACAAAGCCTGCGTGCGTTGAATATCACCCATCAACAGGTGGTGACGGCCATTCAGGACGCCAACCAGGAAGGCGGCGGGGCGCTGCTGGAAATGGGCGAGGCGGAATACATGGTGCGCACCTCGGGCTACTTAAAAAAACTGAGTGATTTTGCCAATGTGGTGATCACCGTGCGCGATGGCGTGCCGATCCTGCTGTCGCAGGTGGCGACGCTGCGTGAAGGGCCTGAGATCCGCCGGGGCGTGGCGGAACTGAACGGGGGAAGGGGAAGTGGCAGGCGGCATTGTGGTGATGCGCTACGGTAA